A single genomic interval of Helianthus annuus cultivar XRQ/B chromosome 13, HanXRQr2.0-SUNRISE, whole genome shotgun sequence harbors:
- the LOC110926789 gene encoding transcription factor MYB46, with amino-acid sequence MRKPIGGANELNSMMSNANVTTATMKMRKGLWSPEEDEKLMNYMITNGQGCWSDIARNAGLQRCGKSCRLRWINYLRPDVKRGAFSPQEEELIVHLHSLLGNRWSQIATRLPGRTDNEIKNFWNSTVKKRLKKSSSNSSSPNTSLDSSSSDHKDIMGGLMSMQDSSTFAAMYMDSSQRSSTSSSLQAIYMNQTMERFPHTGDHGPNMPILNASCYGTPQVGMDDNEISYQGCYQIFGGNLGLEDEMFNIPPLENMTNNNSTQGIKRENLDDTNNSMIITNNMNQCYNKVQAITEGFENCWEGEDELKVEEWDFEELMRESSMFPSFD; translated from the exons ATGAGGAAACCTATAGGAGGTGCAAACGAGCTGAATAGCATGATGTCGAATGCGAATGTTACGACAGCGACGATGAAGATGAGAAAAGGGTTGTGGTCACCAGAAGAAGATGAGAAGTTGATGAACTACATGATTACCAACGGCCAAGGCTGCTGGAGTGACATAGCTCGTAATGCCGGTTTGCAAAGATGCGGTAAAAGCTGCCGGCTCAGGTGGATCAATTACCTGAGGCCGGACGTTAAACGTGGCGCCTTCTCGCCTCAAGAAGAAGAACTCATCGTTCATCTTCATTCCCTTCTTGGCAACAG GTGGTCCCAAATTGCAACAAGATTGCCTGGTCGTACCGATAACGAAATCAAGAATTTCTGGAACTCAACAGTGAAAAAGAGACTTAAAAAATCATCATCAAACTCGTCGTCACCTAACACAAGTCTTGATTCATCATCTTCTGACCACAAGGACATCATGGGGGGACTCATGTCAATGCAAGATTCTAGCACCTTCGCGGCTATGTACATGGATTCATCACAACGGTCATCTACTTCGTCGTCCTTGCAAGCCATATACATGAATCAAACGATGGAACGATTTCCACATACCGGAGACCATGGCCCCAACATGCCCATCTTGAATGCATCATGCTATGGTACACCACAAGTTGGTATGGATGATAATGAAATTAGTTACCAAGGATGTTATCAAATCTTTGGGGGGAATTTAGGGTTAGAGGATGAGATGTTTAACATCCCACCATTAGAAAACATGACAAATAATAATAGTACTCAAGGTATAAAAAGGGAAAATCTTGATGACACAAACAACTCAATGATCATAACCAACAACATGAACCAATGTTACAACAAGGTACAAGCTATAACAGAAGGGTTCGAAAACTGTTGGGAGGGTGAAGATGAACTAAAAGTTGAAGAATGGGACTTTGAAGAACTCATGAGAGAATCTTCCATGTTCCCTTCGTTTGATTAA